One Mycobacterium paraseoulense genomic window, GCGTCGGCGTGATGGAAAGGCGCGGCATAGATGCCCGGCGGGCGTGGGTGCGGCCACCAGCACTGAGGGCGAGGTTCGTCGCAAGGACTGCGGTCAACGCTCTCATTGCGTTACTCCGACTGCTGGATCCTTCTGCAAACGCTCGACTTTGGGCCGCGGGGCAGGCAGCGGATGCACCCGCACCCGCTGCGGCCACCAGTACCACCGTCCCAATCTACGGCGATCCAGCCATGACCGAGCTGATCAACACCCACCCGGATCTGCGCCACACTGTCGACAGCTTCACCGACCTGCTGCTCGGCGCGCAAAAGAGCTGTTCTGATCTGACGCTACTCACCGCCGGAATCTACGGATGCGCAGCCGACGCCCGCCTGAGCGGAATCACCGACGACGACCTGCGCGACATGTTGCAGGATGTCGTCAAGAAGGTCACCGCAGCGCTATGAGCTGCCGGCCGATGTAGGTGTGAGCAGGAAGTCGCGCCGTAATACCCCCGCAGCGGTCTCCCCCCTTTCGTTAATCTCAAGATCGGTACCGTGCTTTTGAGCCTCTTGGTCTAATGACCGGGCGCGCCAGCCCTGCGAGAACGTCGAAACTGAGGGTGTGTCCAGGGTTTCTCGCACTTGTCCTGCGCAACCTCAGTTTCGGCGTGAGTGGCGCAATGCGCAGAGTGGCTCAGGACACCTAGCTGACCGGCAATGGCGCCGAAGGTGAAGCTACTGCGGAGTACGGGACAAACTCCGCGCGATTGACTAATCGCTGGCGGGCAGCGGTTTTGCCTCTTTGAGCGCCAGCGAAGTGTTGCCGACACTCAAGGCCCCGACTCCGGCCTTGGTGACCAGTACTTCGGCGCCAGCGTCGTCGACGTAGCGCTTGCCCATCGTGCTGCCGCCGGCGAAAGCCGGGTCCAGGTCGGCGTGCGGTGACTTCTCGGCGTCGAGGGACACCATCGGCAATCCCCCACACCGCAAGTCATCGAGACTGTCGGCGGACCGCACAACGATGACCTGTGTGTCGCATACCTGGCTCTGCAGCCGGGTTCCGTTCTTGATCATGTGCAGCTCCTTGGTTTTCGTGACTAATGCTGTTCAGCCGCAATCCGTAGACTTTCAACGATTTCGCGGCGGAGCACCTTGCCTGTCGCTGTTGTCGGCAAAACATCGCGGGTGACGATGCGGTCAGGGGTGCGTGACCCCCGTAGCGTCTTGCGAACGAACTCGCGCATCTCTTCGACATCCGGTTGCGCGCCCGGCTCGGGCACCACGATCGCGACGATGATCTGCCCCCATTCCGGGTCATCCGCGCCGACCACCACCACCTCGTGGACGTCGGGATGCTCGACGAGCACGTCCTCGACCTCCGCAGGGGCGATGTTCTCACCACCGCGGATGATGGTGTCGTCGGATCGGCCACCGATAAACAGATAGCCGTCGTCATCGAGCATCGCGCGGTCCCTGGTGGGAAACCAGCCGCCGTCATCGAGCACCGAACCGATTCCTGTATATCGGCCCGATACCTGTGGCCCCCGTACGAACAACTCCCCCGTCTGACCGGGTGGGAGTACAGTGCCCGCCTCGTCGCGGATCTGGACCTCGATCCCGGGCACCGGCCTGCCGACTGACCCGAGCCGGCGCGCCACGGCCGCCTCCGTCGAGCCGTGGGCCGTGCGGTGGTCCTCCGGTGTGAGAACCGCGATGGTCGAGCTTGTTTCCGTGAGTCCGTATGCGTTGACCAGGCCCACATGCGGCAGCAGCTCCATGGTCTTACGGACCAGCGGTAGCCCAACCTTTGAGCCCCCGTACGCGAGAGTGCGCAGCGTCGGGAGATCCGTCGGGCTGGCCTCCAACTCGGCGATGATGCGGTCGAGCATCGTCGGCACCACCGTCGCAGTCGTCACTCGCTCGTCGCGCACCAACTGTGACCATTCCCGCGGATCGAACTTACACAGGTAGACGATCCGTCGGCCTGCGTAGAGATTCGACAGCGCCGCACCAACGCCGGCGATGTGATAGGGCGGCACACACACCAGTGCCGCATCGTCGGCGTCAGCGGAACCGAATTCGACCGTGCCCGTGACGTAACCGGTCAGATTGCTGTGTGTCAACTCCACGGCCTTGGGCTGAGAAGTGGTACCTGAGGTGAACAAAACGATCGCCACATCATCGGGATCGGCGAACTCCTCAAGGGGTTCGCCCGCGCGAGCGGCTTCGATGAACTCCTCCGACGTCACCACCCGCTTACCCGCACCCGCGACCAGTTCCACATACGGCGGGTCCGCGACCACCAGCGGCGCCTGCAGACGTTCGATCAACTGCTGCAAACCGTCCGCGCTCAAACGGTAGTTCAACGGCGTGAACGGAACTGCGGCCCGCGCCGACGAGAAGATCAGCAACGGCAGCGTGAGCCCGCCGGTGCCGACATAGGCCACGTGCTGAACGCCGGACGCGCCGATGACTCCGGCCCCCCCGCTCGCGAGCCGGCTCAACTCCGACGTGGTCAGCCGTGTACCACCGCCGACCACGGCCAGACGATTGGGATCGCCGGAAACGGCCATCTCCAGCAGTAGTGCAATGCTCAACGTTCTGACCCTTTCGAATCCGATATATAGTTATAGACTTCCTGTCTGCAAGAGTCCAAACCGGACCGTCGAACGAGTACCACGAGCAGCACGTCAGAGACCGCGATCATCGGCGTCGGGCTCCGTCCTTTCGGTCGCTACGAGGGCCGGTCTGCGGTGGAGATGGGCGCTGTTGCGATCGGCCGCGCGCTTCGCGATGTGGGTGTGCAGTGGTCGGATGTCGGCAGCCCATACGCAGGCAGCCTCGAAGGGGCTAATCACGAGGCGGTCACCGGACTGGTCGGAATGACTGGGGTGCCCGCGCATGCGACCCTGAGGGGTGCGCCACCGGCAACTATCTGCTCACCGTGGCCGCGTGGATTCGCACCGGCCGCGATGTCGCAGCGGGTAAGAGGGAATAGCCCGTCCGACGTTTTCGCCCAGCGCGCTTCCGCCAGCCGGGCGTCCCAGGCATGAGACGACCCTCAAGTCACTGTAGGAACCCACGCGGCGATGCGATCCCACAACTCGCGCCGGTGGCTGGCGAAGTTGTGGCAGTGGCCCGATTTTGGCACCAGGTGCAGTGTCACATCGGCAGAGCCGGTGTAGTTGGCAGGTTCGATGTATGGATTGGGCGACACGTCAATCGCTGCGCCGAATGCGAGGAACACCGGAACATTCACTTGTGGCGTGTAGCGCTCGACGAACCCCGGCGTGGCGACCTCTGCACCTGCGCGCACCGGCACCCGACTCTGCGCGGCGGTGTCGGCGTCGATTACCCGCTGTGGTACCTCCCCGGCATAGAACATGTCCTCAAGATCTAACCGCGGAACGTTCATGTGACTGTCCAGCGGACTGGCACCCGAGAGCTGGCAAGCCAGCGACATCGATTGCTTAACACGGCTCTCGAGATCGGCGGCATCAATCCTTTCTTGAAAGACGTTGGCGATCTGCACCCCGTAGCCGAGCAGCGCCACCGCGTCGTAGATACCGGTGTTGGCCTGCACCATCGCGGTCAGGCATGCGCCCATTGAATGGCCCACACCGACCAGGGGAGCAGCCACCCGCGAAACGCCGTCGATGAGGTCGCCGTTACGCAGGCCTTCACGGACCTGCCGGGCCACCTCCGCGTCGCCGGCGGCCAGCAACTCCAGCCCTAGCTGGCCGGATGCGGTCGGGTCAGTGCTCTCGCCGACACCGAGATGGTCCAGGGCGATGACGACAAAGCCAGCCTCGGCCAGGTGCTCTCCGAAGCTGTAGCCGGGGTGCCCGTCAATCTGCATGTGCCAATAGTGCTTGTCATAGAGTCCGCCGGGCAGACACAACAGGGTGGCGACCGCATCGGCGGGCCGCGGCGGCAGGAAGACCCATGCCGACTGGACCAGCCGCTCACCGGTCCCGACCCCGGCCGTCACATCGAACGTCAATGGCGTTGGCATGGCACATATCGTCGAAACCGCCGCCACCGTTGTCCAGTGCGTTTTGCACATCGCGACGTTGCCCGAACCGCAACGCGCAAGGCGTATCGAGTGTCAAACTGGCGCAGTGGAACTTCACCACCTGCGCTGTTTTGTTTCGGTTGCCGAGGAGCGGCACTTCGGCCGGGCAGCCCAGCGTCTACATCTGAGTCCGGCACCGGTCAGCCGAGCGGTGCGGGCGCTGGAAAGCGAGCTCGGGGTGGCCCTGTTCATCCGCGGCCACCACAACGTGCGCCTCACCGCCGCAGGCTCGGCGCTTCGCGAACGCGCCGCGGAAATACTGCGTCACGCTGATTCCCTGAGCGACTACGCACGATCGTTCCGGCATCGTGCGAGTGCTATAACGATTGGTGCATTCCATCTTTCGCCGCCAGCCGTGCTCGACCGCACGGTGGTTGCTCTGCGCAACCTAACAATGTGGGATGTCAAAATTGAGCTCGTTGAACCGGGCCAGCTGCCGCGCCGGCTCGCGGCGGGCACACTGGACTTCGCGTTGCTGAACCCGACGCCCGACTGCGACCACCTGCCGCACCAGCCGATCGCCGTACTGGACTACGTGCTTGTCATGCGCGGCGACGACCCGCTGGCCGCTTGTCAACACGTCGACTGGGCGGATATCAGCCGACGTGACGTGACACTGCCACCTGATACGCCATTTCCCTCAGTGCTCAACGACCTGCACGACTTCATGGTCTGCCACGGCGTCACACAATTCGACCGCATCGACAGCCTCGACGTTGCCGCGATGGCCAGCCGAATCCGCACCTATCGCAGTGTGATTCCATCGCTGAGCCTGGAAGCCGGCGGGCCGTGGCGGGTATTCGACGACCCGGCGTTCGCCGTGCGCCGGTTCCGCCAACCGCCGCCGCCATACGTCCTTTCACTGGCGTGGAGCCCCGACACCCCACAGCGGACGGGCATCGACCCAAGGGACGTCCTCGCCTCGGTCGCAGAGCCCGGCGCTCTCACAAAATAATGGATCGCCATTTAAGCCCATCGGACACCGACCCCGCTTGACTCCTCGCGCGACAGCATCCAGTCCCCCACATATGAGGCAATGCATGGCAATCGCTCACGTGAGGTTTCGTGTCAGGCGAGGGCAATCCCGCCCATCGCGATCGGCGTGATATCCGCCTGAAGTGCCCGGGCCGCCCTCGTGCCAGGTACGTTGAGCATCACAAATTGCCATCCGCCGAAAGGAAGACCATGGCAAGCGACGACAGAGCGCCGGCCGTCCGAACACGCGAAAAGCTCGACGAGGACGACCACGACCTATTGAATTTCGGGGAGGCAGGCCAGCGGCTTCGCTTGGAGATCGCGTTCGGTGAGCGTCATGAAAGACGTCTCGATCAGTCCAGCTCTGGCAACAACCTGTCGAAAGCCCCAACTCTCCTGAAGGCGCTAGGCATTGCAGCGCAACGCATTCGACGCATCGGATCACCGACGAGAACTCCGAGAAATTCTTCGGCCACTCAGGCAAAACCAAGCGCAACCTACCCCGCCGAGGCCAACAATTGACGGTCGCATTCCCCGAATGGTGCGTGAACGGCCAACCGGTTTCGATGTTTCTCTTCATGAGGCGACCCGACGACACGGTGATCGGATACCCCATGACCGGCACTCCACGTGACGGAGCCATCGAGTTCACGACCTATCGCAGGGCCGCGAAAGCCCGCTATCTGGCAGCGGACGATCGCGTCTGCGTTGTCATCGTCAACTACGACGATCCCGCCGAGGGCGTTGCCTTGTGGGGCCGCAGCCGCCTTATTGATCCGACCGCGTTCATTCCCGCACGACCCAAAGCGGGCCCGACAGAGGTGCCCGATGCCGTAATAGACACCGTTCGCGAGCGATTGCAAGATGGTAAGCGAGTCGTGTACCGAATCGAAGTCGATCAGTCCCGACCCTCCCGGAGGGTGGTCGCCGCCAATGCCGAAGCCTGATATCCGCATGGACGCGAAGGAGATCGACGATTTTCTGTCGCGATGCGAAATCATGGCGGTCGGCACCGTCGACGCCGATGGCTGGCCGACGGCCACCCTCACTCATAGTGAGTTTCACACAAGAACGCTGCTGCTGCGCTTGGACCCGATTGATCCCGTCGCCGTAAATGCCGTTGCACGCCAACAGCTCTGCTGTGTCGCCGACGAGCATCAGAGCTACTACGAGATTCGAGGCGTAATAGTGCACGGCCACCCGAACTTCGTCGACAAAGCTGTTCGTGTCGACATTGAGCGACGCACGGGTTTCGATTTCGGAAAACTCCAGCGGGATGAGTCCGTATGAGCGCAGTGAAGCAGCGGCGAAGTTCCCGGCGTCGTCCTACGCGATGACCGAGCAGGCCCCGCGCCATCGCCGTACGGTGTCTCCGTCGACTTCGGCGAGGTCACCGAACTGTTTGATTCCCAGTTGATCACATCCTCCTTGTCATCGGGTCGGTCCGTCGGGGCATGATCGCCCGATGCAGGGCGCGTTCGACCTTGACGCGGATAATCTCGTCCCCAAGGTGATCCGCAGGGCCCGCAAACCCAACACCGCACAGCGACGATGGCAGACACCGCTCCCGCAGCCGACGCCCCGTGGCATGCAAGATTCGTTATCCCGCAAGCTATCTCGGCCTGCCATCTTGTTCCGGTCGGAATGCGCACTGTCGCGGCCGGCTTTCCAATCAGACGGCCACCGGACAGAACGTCGATGTGGCCTTGATCCACAGTGACTCGACTGATCGCGTACCGGATCCCCAAGTACATCGCGGCAGCCACGGCAGCGCGCGCCTGCGGGCGGTCGATAATGCAGCTCGCCATTACGCCAGGACGTTTGCACGTGAGAGAAGTGGGCCCACATAACCGTCGTCACCGAGACGGGGCCACCGTTGGCAACGCGCCCATCGTCGTCCCGAGCCGCGGCCGTCATCACCAGAATGGAAACGACCGCAACGAATCACACCGCCACCCCTTGCAGCTTCGGGTCCATTTCCTCCGCGTGCCACCTGGCGTTACTGCGCAGTCGCCTTGCTCAAGCGTCGAACCGGTCGCTATATTTTTGCGGAATAAACAAACCCTTTTGAATTTGACAAGATCCAGGTTGACTCCATCCGGGGATCATCCTTCTCACGAGATCGAATCGATCCTTGACGAATACGGCACGTACCTCGACGCCAGCTGACGCATCGATGGTTCACGAGGCCGACCGACGACATTGCGGCTCTGCAATCGCAGTTCCGTGCCTTCTTGGACCACCGTCTTCGCAATCGCCGATACGAACGCCCCACTCGCCGACGCTGGACGTATCTCGACCAGTGCATGCTGCGATCAACGAGGGCACCTCTCCGACGCCGCCGCGGCGGGCCTGAAATGGTGGACCTCCGAGGAGCAGTGGGAGATCACCGAACCGGTGCCGGCAGCTTCACGGCGGCTACGGCTACATCAACGAATACGAGGTGGCGCGGCTGTGGCGCGACTCGCGGGTGCAGCGGCTTTATGCGGGCACCACCGAGATCATGAAAGACCTGATGGGTCGGGCGATGGGCTTTTGACGATGAGTTTGCTCACTGAGTGGGCGCATTAGCGGTTTGAGCAGGGCCGTTCGGCTAACCTTCAAACAGTTAGTTGATTACGACTACGGTGGAGGGTCGATATGGAGGTCACCAGCCTTCGCGAGCCGAAGATGGCCGATCGCGTGGCCACGGTGCTGCGCAGGATGTTCATCCGCGGCGAGATCGCCGAAGGGACGATGCTCCCTCCGGAGTCAGAACTCATGGAGCGGTTCGGCGTGTCGCGGCCGACGCTGCGCGAGGCATTCCGCGTTCTCGAATCGGAGTCACTCATCGTCGTGCAGCGTGGCGTGCGTGGCGGCGCCCGTGTCACCCGACCGCGACGCGAGACGCTTGCCCGTTATGCCGGGGTGATTCTCGAGTACGAGGGCGTGACGCTCAAAGACGTCTACGACGCGCGAATTGCTCTCGAGACGCCGATGGTCGTGCAGCTGGCCAAAGAGCGCAACGCAAAAGTGATCGCGGAGTTGGAGAAGATCGTCGAAGCCGAGGAGCAGTTGAAACCGGGCAGCGACGCCGTGGTCCAACTGACGGACTTCCACGCCGCTATCGCACGGCTGTCGGGCAACAAGACCTTGCAGATCGTCAGCGATATGCTGCACCACATCGTCGAGAAGGCGAATCGCTCGCTGCAGCCCACCGAAGGTGCTCGCGCAGAGCAGGCGGTCCGCCGGTCCGCGAAGACACACCGCATGGTGCTGGACCTGATCAAGGCGGGCGAGGCCGAGAAGGCCGGCGAGCTGTGGAAAAAGCACCTGCAGAAGGCGGAGGAATTCGTGCTGTCGGGTTCCGAATTGTCCACCGTCGTCGACCTTCTCGAATGACAGATGTCAGCCGGGAAGCCGGCCACGACATCGAGACGCCGATCCATCTCCTACGGCGGTTCGGGATCGAGGTATTGATCGCTCATCGAAAGTCCGCCGTCGTGGAGATGCGGATGCCGCTCGCGGACATGGGCAATCCTTTCACCAACCTGCCGACCGTCGGCCCTCTGGGCGTGCTCATCGATGCGGTCAGCGGACTGTCCAACCGCTTCCGGCATCGCGACACCGAGTGGACGGTGTCCACCGAATTAGCATCGAACTGACCCCTAGAGAAGCGAGCGAGCGACCGAGTCAAATGCCTCTCTCGCAGAACTGATGGCCGTGGATCCCATGCCGCCTGCCGACGTTTTGCGAGTCCTGTGCCAGAACGTAGACCCGTTCCTCAACAATGCCGTTGGCGTCATCGACGGCAGAATCGGTCTTGTGGCGTAGCGGGTCCGGTGGGCATCGGACGCGGCACTGCCGTCGCCGACGCACGTGCGGTCGGAGACGACGGCAGGCCCGCGGTGACGGGGCGCGTCACCGCCTACCGCTAGCGGTCCGTCGGCCCCTTGACCTGGCGGAGCGTATTGCGGCTGCGTTGGACTTTGGCAATGATGTCGTCGGCAGTGGCCTTCCACACCAATAGCGACGCGTCGCCGTTCCGATGCTCACTCCCAGCGGTGATCGCCGTGGTGAGCTTGGCGACGCT contains:
- a CDS encoding class I adenylate-forming enzyme family protein — protein: MAVSGDPNRLAVVGGGTRLTTSELSRLASGGAGVIGASGVQHVAYVGTGGLTLPLLIFSSARAAVPFTPLNYRLSADGLQQLIERLQAPLVVADPPYVELVAGAGKRVVTSEEFIEAARAGEPLEEFADPDDVAIVLFTSGTTSQPKAVELTHSNLTGYVTGTVEFGSADADDAALVCVPPYHIAGVGAALSNLYAGRRIVYLCKFDPREWSQLVRDERVTTATVVPTMLDRIIAELEASPTDLPTLRTLAYGGSKVGLPLVRKTMELLPHVGLVNAYGLTETSSTIAVLTPEDHRTAHGSTEAAVARRLGSVGRPVPGIEVQIRDEAGTVLPPGQTGELFVRGPQVSGRYTGIGSVLDDGGWFPTRDRAMLDDDGYLFIGGRSDDTIIRGGENIAPAEVEDVLVEHPDVHEVVVVGADDPEWGQIIVAIVVPEPGAQPDVEEMREFVRKTLRGSRTPDRIVTRDVLPTTATGKVLRREIVESLRIAAEQH
- a CDS encoding alpha/beta hydrolase, whose amino-acid sequence is MPTPLTFDVTAGVGTGERLVQSAWVFLPPRPADAVATLLCLPGGLYDKHYWHMQIDGHPGYSFGEHLAEAGFVVIALDHLGVGESTDPTASGQLGLELLAAGDAEVARQVREGLRNGDLIDGVSRVAAPLVGVGHSMGACLTAMVQANTGIYDAVALLGYGVQIANVFQERIDAADLESRVKQSMSLACQLSGASPLDSHMNVPRLDLEDMFYAGEVPQRVIDADTAAQSRVPVRAGAEVATPGFVERYTPQVNVPVFLAFGAAIDVSPNPYIEPANYTGSADVTLHLVPKSGHCHNFASHRRELWDRIAAWVPTVT
- a CDS encoding LysR family transcriptional regulator; translated protein: MAHIVETAATVVQCVLHIATLPEPQRARRIECQTGAVELHHLRCFVSVAEERHFGRAAQRLHLSPAPVSRAVRALESELGVALFIRGHHNVRLTAAGSALRERAAEILRHADSLSDYARSFRHRASAITIGAFHLSPPAVLDRTVVALRNLTMWDVKIELVEPGQLPRRLAAGTLDFALLNPTPDCDHLPHQPIAVLDYVLVMRGDDPLAACQHVDWADISRRDVTLPPDTPFPSVLNDLHDFMVCHGVTQFDRIDSLDVAAMASRIRTYRSVIPSLSLEAGGPWRVFDDPAFAVRRFRQPPPPYVLSLAWSPDTPQRTGIDPRDVLASVAEPGALTK
- a CDS encoding pyridoxamine 5'-phosphate oxidase family protein — translated: MTVAFPEWCVNGQPVSMFLFMRRPDDTVIGYPMTGTPRDGAIEFTTYRRAAKARYLAADDRVCVVIVNYDDPAEGVALWGRSRLIDPTAFIPARPKAGPTEVPDAVIDTVRERLQDGKRVVYRIEVDQSRPSRRVVAANAEA
- a CDS encoding pyridoxamine 5'-phosphate oxidase family protein, giving the protein MPKPDIRMDAKEIDDFLSRCEIMAVGTVDADGWPTATLTHSEFHTRTLLLRLDPIDPVAVNAVARQQLCCVADEHQSYYEIRGVIVHGHPNFVDKAVRVDIERRTGFDFGKLQRDESV
- a CDS encoding FadR/GntR family transcriptional regulator; protein product: MEVTSLREPKMADRVATVLRRMFIRGEIAEGTMLPPESELMERFGVSRPTLREAFRVLESESLIVVQRGVRGGARVTRPRRETLARYAGVILEYEGVTLKDVYDARIALETPMVVQLAKERNAKVIAELEKIVEAEEQLKPGSDAVVQLTDFHAAIARLSGNKTLQIVSDMLHHIVEKANRSLQPTEGARAEQAVRRSAKTHRMVLDLIKAGEAEKAGELWKKHLQKAEEFVLSGSELSTVVDLLE